The following proteins are encoded in a genomic region of Dyadobacter sp. UC 10:
- a CDS encoding RagB/SusD family nutrient uptake outer membrane protein, translating to MKSKIIIGVIALGLLQSSCSEDFLNQTDPTKVGVDVFYKNEAQVKQALNGVYGQVQSITNTAYLVGEFQTDNTTIDLNPSDRGGAGGWEAFEFGTVNSGNGEIAALWNNHYATLYNLNLTLEKMVDATMEDGPRKEIEGQLKFLRGYLYFNLVQYFGDVVIVTSTLATPDPAFDLLRSPQAEVWAQIEKDLKEAAAALPDKYTNAADKGRVTKGAALSLLGKSYLILKRYADAVTALKEVTTLGYSLNANYADNFDPAPSKKNGPESIFEIQYQGDNDLGEWSSFQYVFAPRVSKGAVTGYAAGGNGGRNAPSNDIMNAYEKGDLRKDISLKPSFTLDGKVYPVPYVAKYNYPHTILGRTNTNWPVIRYADVLLMLAEAINEQSGPTGEAVDYLNQIRKRAGLAAVTGLDKTAFRTAVLNERRLELAFENHRWFDLKRTMTPAQWAAFMNAHGARERAKPTIDRGNVPFNSTDYVYTENEYVLPIPAPQILINAKLTQNPGY from the coding sequence ATGAAAAGCAAAATTATAATTGGGGTAATAGCACTTGGGCTCTTGCAATCTTCCTGCAGTGAGGACTTCCTCAACCAGACGGATCCCACCAAGGTTGGCGTCGATGTATTTTATAAGAACGAAGCACAGGTAAAACAGGCACTGAACGGGGTTTACGGACAGGTTCAGAGCATTACAAATACTGCCTACCTCGTTGGCGAATTTCAAACCGACAATACCACGATCGACCTTAACCCGTCGGACCGCGGTGGCGCCGGTGGTTGGGAAGCTTTCGAATTCGGTACCGTCAACTCGGGAAACGGAGAAATCGCTGCGCTTTGGAATAACCACTACGCAACGCTGTATAACCTCAACCTGACGCTGGAAAAAATGGTCGACGCGACCATGGAAGACGGGCCAAGGAAGGAGATCGAAGGTCAGCTGAAATTTTTGAGGGGCTATTTATACTTCAACCTTGTTCAATATTTCGGTGATGTTGTAATCGTAACTTCAACACTGGCTACGCCTGACCCTGCATTTGATCTCCTGAGATCACCGCAAGCCGAAGTTTGGGCGCAAATCGAAAAGGACCTGAAAGAAGCTGCTGCTGCATTGCCGGATAAATATACCAATGCAGCCGACAAGGGGCGGGTAACCAAAGGGGCAGCTTTGAGCTTGCTGGGCAAATCATATCTCATATTAAAAAGATATGCGGATGCCGTAACCGCTCTTAAAGAAGTGACGACGCTTGGCTATTCGCTTAATGCAAACTATGCCGACAACTTTGATCCCGCACCTTCCAAAAAGAATGGCCCTGAGTCTATCTTCGAAATCCAGTACCAGGGTGATAATGACCTCGGTGAATGGAGCAGCTTCCAGTATGTATTTGCCCCGAGGGTTTCAAAGGGAGCCGTTACTGGTTATGCAGCGGGTGGAAACGGTGGTAGAAACGCACCGTCAAACGATATTATGAATGCGTACGAAAAAGGTGACCTGCGGAAAGACATTTCCCTGAAACCCAGCTTTACGCTCGACGGTAAAGTATATCCGGTTCCTTATGTTGCGAAGTACAACTACCCGCATACCATTCTTGGCCGGACAAATACCAACTGGCCGGTAATCCGCTACGCAGACGTATTGCTGATGCTGGCAGAAGCGATCAATGAGCAGAGCGGCCCAACCGGCGAAGCAGTCGATTACCTGAACCAAATCCGCAAACGTGCCGGACTGGCTGCTGTAACTGGCCTGGACAAAACTGCATTCAGAACTGCGGTACTTAATGAGCGCAGACTTGAACTGGCTTTTGAGAACCATCGCTGGTTTGACCTGAAGAGAACAATGACCCCTGCACAGTGGGCTGCATTTATGAATGCTCACGGTGCGCGCGAAAGGGCAAAGCCGACCATCGACAGAGGAAACGTACCTTTCAACTCGACGGATTATGTATATACTGAGAATGAGTATGTACTGCCGATTCCGGCTCCTCAGATTCTGATCAATGCAAAACTGACCCAGAATCCGGGGTATTAA
- a CDS encoding DUF1501 domain-containing protein — translation MRSKWNRREFLQHASAATMAALAAGAPVSSLLSSCKGKSGSNSSADTVILLWMAGGMAHTETFDPKVYTPFEKDMEGNRVLSTFKSLPTKLDGIHFSDGLQSIGNVMDKGTLIRSYVAADMGHILHSRHQYHWHTCYEPPQTVAAPHMGSWIAKELGPKNPVIPAFVDIGQRFTVGEAEELKAFHTAGFLGNEFGPFFIPDPSQGLESVRPPVGMDAKRFERRNQLYNELINNSPVGEFGSDYQRESLKRSMEQAYALLNSPESKAFDLSTEPKASYDIYNTGRFGLGCLLARRLTEQGARFISVTTEYEPFKGWDTHENGHTRLQEMKKQIDGPIAQLIKDLDEKGLLDRTMVVLASEFSRDMMVEGKPDAKVKEQVAQPDILSDLKFYGMHRHFTDGGSMLMFGGGIKKGFVYGKTADERPCKTIENPIKIDGVHQTIYHALGIAEDTQYEVEKRPFYTTPDGKGKAVLDLLS, via the coding sequence ATGAGAAGCAAATGGAATAGGAGGGAGTTTTTGCAGCATGCCAGCGCAGCTACTATGGCAGCTCTGGCCGCAGGAGCTCCGGTTTCAAGCCTGCTTTCTTCTTGCAAGGGCAAATCGGGATCCAACTCTTCCGCAGATACCGTCATACTTTTATGGATGGCAGGAGGAATGGCGCATACCGAAACATTCGATCCCAAGGTTTATACGCCTTTCGAAAAGGATATGGAAGGCAACCGCGTACTGAGCACTTTCAAGTCGTTACCAACCAAACTGGACGGCATTCATTTTTCCGACGGCTTGCAGTCTATCGGAAATGTAATGGATAAAGGAACCCTGATCCGTTCTTATGTAGCGGCCGATATGGGCCACATTCTGCATTCGCGTCACCAGTATCACTGGCATACCTGCTACGAGCCGCCGCAAACCGTCGCGGCTCCGCATATGGGTTCATGGATCGCCAAGGAGCTGGGACCAAAAAATCCGGTCATCCCCGCGTTTGTAGACATCGGACAGCGGTTCACGGTAGGTGAAGCAGAAGAGTTGAAAGCTTTTCATACGGCAGGTTTCCTCGGCAACGAGTTCGGCCCGTTCTTTATTCCTGATCCAAGCCAGGGACTCGAGAGTGTCCGGCCGCCGGTTGGTATGGACGCCAAACGCTTTGAAAGAAGAAACCAGCTTTACAATGAACTGATCAATAACAGTCCGGTAGGAGAGTTCGGCTCCGACTACCAGCGCGAATCGCTGAAACGTTCGATGGAACAGGCATATGCATTGCTCAATTCACCCGAATCGAAAGCATTCGACCTGAGTACTGAGCCAAAAGCCAGCTACGACATTTACAACACCGGCCGGTTTGGCCTCGGCTGCTTACTCGCGCGGAGACTCACTGAGCAGGGTGCAAGATTTATCAGCGTTACCACCGAATATGAGCCATTTAAAGGTTGGGATACGCACGAAAACGGCCACACCAGATTGCAGGAAATGAAAAAGCAAATCGACGGGCCCATCGCCCAGCTGATCAAAGATCTGGATGAAAAAGGCTTGCTCGACCGCACGATGGTAGTGCTCGCCAGTGAATTCAGCCGGGATATGATGGTAGAAGGTAAACCTGACGCGAAAGTGAAGGAGCAGGTTGCTCAGCCTGATATCCTGTCCGACCTGAAATTCTATGGCATGCATCGTCATTTTACCGATGGCGGATCCATGCTGATGTTTGGCGGCGGGATTAAAAAAGGTTTTGTTTATGGAAAAACGGCAGACGAGCGTCCATGCAAAACCATTGAAAACCCGATCAAGATCGACGGCGTGCACCAAACGATTTATCACGCGCTCGGAATTGCAGAAGATACCCAGTATGAAGTAGAGAAGAGACCATTTTATACCACTCCCGACGGTAAAGGAAAGGCGGTTTTGGACTTGCTTTCATAA
- a CDS encoding DUF1549 domain-containing protein, with protein MVHFPIGLLLVALLLEIMDWQRKSVALRDATRILTWIGAGSALLAVVFGLLLAEAEDAAGTSFEIHKWAGITTMVLAVAATFALRSQNRTAFRSLLLVTVFGVSFAGHYGAMLTHGEDYLSSTLPSSDQPKEPSGTDEADFVLTNTGSLNPQQVQDLNVEVRSILAHNCYSCHSETKTKGDLRLDSKDAIMKGGEGGPVVVPNHPDKSEMIRRISLPKGHKEAMPTKGKRLTEREVSILKFWIEKGALWPEGKEKSIYRVAALEPRLPAVPSPTGDLTKPVDLFVDAYFKKNKISWKPVVDDRIYIRRVYLDVIGLLPPPEKVDAFVADTRPDKRELLAKELLNRNDDYAQHWMSFWNDALRNDYSGTGYITGGRFDITKWLYTSLQNNKPYNWFVKELISPNKASEGFIKGIKWRGTINSSQRTEMQAAQNVSQVFLGLNLKCASCHDSFVSDWKLADAYAFANIFADTLLEINRCDKPTGKIAGTKILFPELGEISVDANTETRLRQLADFLVQPKDGRLYRTVTNRIWAQLLGRGIIEPVDVMDNVPWSEDLLDWLASDFVANGYDMKKLIYTIVTSKTYQLPSTSVKEANDIMANDYKFTGMVRKRLSAEQFSDAISVAFKPMYADSAVMYKLLPEDIKAKLPFARAAFVKNDPFLTSLGRPNRETVSTSRTSQANLLQALELTNGNKFTHTLKLGSKEWKAKYPTTDSLVTALYRKSLGREPLAKELAAAKKILGPTPNEEGIQDLVWAIALVPEFQLIY; from the coding sequence ATGGTCCATTTTCCAATCGGACTTTTGCTGGTCGCCCTTTTACTGGAAATCATGGACTGGCAGCGCAAGTCGGTAGCGCTGCGCGATGCGACCAGGATACTCACATGGATAGGAGCAGGAAGCGCTTTACTCGCAGTAGTCTTTGGTTTGCTGCTGGCGGAAGCCGAAGATGCGGCGGGAACCAGTTTTGAAATCCACAAATGGGCAGGTATCACAACGATGGTGCTCGCTGTCGCAGCTACATTCGCATTGCGCTCGCAAAACCGGACAGCATTCCGCTCGCTGTTACTTGTGACCGTATTCGGCGTTTCTTTCGCCGGACATTATGGTGCAATGCTCACCCACGGCGAAGACTATCTGTCGAGCACTTTACCTTCATCAGACCAGCCAAAGGAGCCTTCCGGAACGGACGAAGCCGATTTTGTATTGACCAATACAGGCTCTCTGAACCCGCAGCAGGTACAGGATCTGAATGTAGAAGTGAGGTCGATCCTCGCGCACAACTGTTACAGCTGCCACAGCGAAACGAAAACCAAAGGTGACCTTCGGCTCGATAGTAAAGATGCGATTATGAAAGGCGGCGAAGGCGGCCCGGTCGTTGTGCCAAACCACCCCGATAAAAGCGAAATGATAAGACGCATCAGTCTGCCGAAAGGACATAAAGAAGCCATGCCGACCAAAGGCAAAAGGCTTACAGAACGCGAAGTAAGTATCTTGAAATTCTGGATTGAAAAAGGTGCGCTGTGGCCGGAAGGAAAAGAAAAAAGCATTTACCGCGTAGCCGCGCTCGAACCGCGCCTGCCTGCCGTGCCCTCACCAACCGGAGACCTTACCAAGCCTGTTGACCTGTTTGTAGATGCTTACTTTAAAAAGAATAAAATATCCTGGAAACCGGTAGTCGACGACCGCATTTACATTCGCCGGGTTTACCTTGATGTCATCGGACTGCTTCCTCCACCTGAAAAAGTAGATGCATTTGTTGCGGATACGCGCCCGGACAAGCGTGAATTGCTTGCCAAAGAACTGTTGAACCGCAATGACGATTACGCTCAGCACTGGATGTCGTTCTGGAACGATGCGCTACGTAATGATTACTCCGGTACGGGATATATCACCGGCGGCCGGTTCGACATTACAAAATGGTTGTACACTTCTTTGCAGAATAATAAGCCGTACAACTGGTTTGTGAAAGAGCTTATCAGTCCGAATAAAGCTTCGGAAGGTTTTATTAAAGGTATTAAATGGCGCGGAACGATCAATTCCAGTCAGCGGACTGAGATGCAGGCGGCACAAAATGTATCGCAGGTATTCCTCGGCCTGAACCTGAAATGCGCCTCCTGCCACGACAGTTTTGTAAGCGACTGGAAACTGGCCGATGCCTATGCATTCGCCAATATCTTCGCCGATACGCTGCTTGAAATAAACCGCTGCGATAAGCCAACCGGTAAAATTGCAGGGACAAAAATACTATTTCCCGAACTGGGCGAGATCAGTGTAGATGCAAATACTGAAACACGCCTGCGTCAGCTGGCCGACTTCCTGGTGCAGCCGAAAGACGGCAGACTTTACAGGACCGTAACAAACAGGATCTGGGCTCAGCTGCTCGGCCGCGGCATTATCGAGCCGGTTGATGTGATGGATAATGTTCCATGGAGTGAAGATCTGCTCGACTGGCTGGCTTCGGATTTTGTCGCAAATGGTTATGATATGAAAAAGCTGATCTATACGATCGTGACTTCCAAAACGTACCAACTGCCTTCAACTTCGGTGAAAGAAGCGAATGATATTATGGCCAATGACTACAAGTTCACCGGAATGGTCAGAAAGCGGCTGTCGGCGGAACAGTTTTCAGACGCCATCAGTGTTGCGTTCAAGCCGATGTATGCCGACTCGGCGGTCATGTACAAATTACTGCCGGAAGACATCAAAGCTAAACTACCATTTGCCCGCGCCGCATTCGTCAAAAACGACCCGTTCCTGACTTCGCTGGGCCGGCCAAACCGGGAGACCGTCAGTACGAGCAGGACTTCTCAGGCAAACCTGTTGCAGGCTTTGGAGTTGACGAATGGTAACAAGTTTACGCACACATTAAAACTGGGGTCTAAAGAATGGAAGGCGAAATACCCGACCACAGACTCGCTGGTCACCGCGCTTTACCGCAAATCACTTGGCCGCGAGCCACTCGCCAAAGAGCTGGCAGCAGCTAAGAAAATCCTCGGCCCGACTCCCAATGAGGAAGGAATCCAGGATCTGGTTTGGGCAATTGCACTGGTGCCGGAATTCCAGTTGATATATTAA